One Magnolia sinica isolate HGM2019 chromosome 2, MsV1, whole genome shotgun sequence genomic window, gaaattgaaccgtccaaattatgagtTCCCATTCAGATGTATTATTAACAGTAATTTTCACTTATTTGATTACATACCGTTCGAATCGATGGACACTTACTGGACGGTTGAAATCAATGGTTCTGTTTAAGAAGATAAGTTTCTCCAACCAATCGCATTTTCTGTTTGTGACTTAATAGCCGTGTGTTACATAATTTAGGCGGTTTGGTTTCAGTTAACGTATGTCACGCATGCAATTTCTATGCTGTACCTGCGTATCAGGTACCATGCGCTACCAGAGTATGAAATAACTCACCGGATATGCTCAACGAGACGCGACGACCGATTCCAATACGTGTCACAGCTATATTCAATGCACCTGTCATGAAGTTGACACGTGTAAGAATCACGTGACTGCACGAGACACCTGTACACCCCCGCCCTACCTATATAAACCCCACAACTCCTGCTTATCGTCCCATCCAGACTCATTTTTATAAGATTTGTGAAGAAAATGTCAGATTTTCGTGATGGATATGGAAACCCAAATCGCCAAACAGACGAATATGGGAACCCAATCCACCAAACAGGTGCACCTGGCTCGGGCATGCATGGTGGGATGGCTCAAACAGGTCAGGGTGTTGGAGAACCAGGTATGATGCATGGCTCGGGCATGCATGGTGGGATGATGGCTCCAACGGGCCACCAGACCGGTGCAATGGGTGCGGGCGTTGGCAGTGGGCCCCAGCAGCAGGGGCAGCGTCATGGCCTTTCGGGCATGCTTCATCGATCCGGGAGCTCCAGCTCTAGCTCTGGCTCGGTAAGTTGGTTTTGTACACGTGTCagcctcttatttatttatttattattattattattttttttttggtgatttgGCCATTTCCtgtaaatccagaccgtccattgtgGGGCCATGGACCATTGTATTCTAGCTGTTCAAAGTTGGTCCCCGCATCGGATGGTCAGGATTGTTCGGGCCAACAAACCATCGAGACAGGCCCACGTAGTCCAACAGTCCTGGTGAGATCACACGTACGGCTAGAAAAGCCAATATTGCTATATTACACGTGGCAGGGTTATCTTTGAATAAGGAATgtcctagtgggacccactagggATTGAAAATGATTCTAGTTTCCTGATGGACAGAGATGATCCAAGTCGTCTAAATGACGGAGATACCAATAACTACTGACCCACAATTTAGACGGTATTGATCGAGATACCAATAACTACTGACCGTTCTTTTTGAGTGTTTGTGTACAGTCGGAGGATGACGGGCAGGGAGGGCGTAGAAAAAAGAAGGGACTGAAGGAGAAGATAAAGGAAAAGCTGCCAGGTGGCCACAAGACTGAGACCGAGCCGTCCGGGTTCGGGCACGAGGGCGGGCAGTACGTCGGGCACCCCGACCAGCATTCTCCGGAGAAGAAGGGCATTTTGGAGAAAATCAAGGAGAAGCTGCCCGGCCACCACTAGACTTGCGTGTT contains:
- the LOC131237917 gene encoding desiccation-related protein clone PCC6-19-like, with translation MSDFRDGYGNPNRQTDEYGNPIHQTGAPGSGMHGGMAQTGQGVGEPGMMHGSGMHGGMMAPTGHQTGAMGAGVGSGPQQQGQRHGLSGMLHRSGSSSSSSGSSEDDGQGGRRKKKGLKEKIKEKLPGGHKTETEPSGFGHEGGQYVGHPDQHSPEKKGILEKIKEKLPGHH